A genomic window from Flavobacteriales bacterium includes:
- a CDS encoding DUF3667 domain-containing protein, with protein sequence MASNNKVCSNCHAPIKAAHKFCATCGQEQRNLHIGFWELIKEYVSDNFNFDTRLMITLKYLLFKPGLLTQEFSAGRRASYVPPIRLYLFISFIGFLVMGFDVEDWKNWNTKPTKKENATLSTDSTITNKSDSGFVTLKGSNPDLGAEIDLIIPELELEESSIALRLVTQLSRLLDDPDKHGSQFRDEFYKNLSLSMFFLMPVFALLMWLMWGKPRPFYIDTVIFSLHLHSFIFLLLIISNLVSLLIDSDWLDPLVVILTLSYLIFGLKRLKNISTFRAIGNTVGLSLVYLLIVVLTMFIIGVISIWLF encoded by the coding sequence ATGGCTTCCAATAATAAGGTCTGTTCGAATTGCCATGCGCCTATAAAAGCTGCGCACAAGTTTTGCGCCACTTGCGGGCAAGAGCAACGCAATCTGCACATCGGTTTTTGGGAACTCATAAAAGAATACGTATCGGACAATTTCAATTTCGATACGCGACTGATGATCACCCTCAAGTACCTGCTGTTCAAGCCTGGGTTGCTGACGCAAGAGTTCAGCGCTGGTCGCAGAGCATCTTACGTTCCTCCCATTCGGCTTTACCTCTTCATTTCGTTCATTGGGTTCCTGGTTATGGGCTTTGATGTCGAGGATTGGAAAAATTGGAACACAAAACCCACAAAAAAGGAGAATGCCACCTTATCAACTGATTCTACTATCACGAACAAAAGCGACTCTGGCTTCGTTACCCTTAAAGGTTCCAACCCTGACTTAGGCGCAGAAATCGACCTAATCATCCCGGAACTTGAACTAGAGGAATCCAGCATTGCATTACGTCTGGTAACCCAACTGAGCCGACTACTGGATGACCCTGATAAACATGGGTCACAATTCCGCGATGAATTCTACAAGAATCTTTCGCTTTCCATGTTTTTTCTGATGCCTGTATTTGCGCTGCTCATGTGGTTAATGTGGGGCAAACCGCGTCCTTTTTATATCGATACGGTAATTTTCTCACTCCACCTGCACTCATTCATTTTCCTATTACTCATCATTAGCAACCTCGTTTCCTTACTTATCGACTCGGATTGGCTAGATCCCTTGGTAGTGATTTTGACGCTCAGCTACCTGATATTCGGACTCAAGAGACTCAAGAACATTTCAACCTTTCGCGCCATTGGCAACACGGTTGGTCTTTCGTTAGTCTACTTATTGATCGTTGTTTTAACCATGTTTATCATCGGAGTGATAAGCATTTGGTTGTTCTAG
- a CDS encoding 3-hydroxybutyryl-CoA dehydrogenase, translating into MKNITVIGAGTMGNGIAHVFAQNGFTVSLVDVSKDSLEKAKNTIAKNLDRQIAKGTFTEDQKLKTLGNLSFHTDLEKGASNADLVVEAATENKELKLSIFSKLEGICPEKTLFASNTSSISITQIAAATKRADKVIGMHFMNPVPVMKLVEIIRGYSTSNDTTAKIVALSKKLEKVPVEVNDYPGFVANRILMPMINEAIETLYHGVAGVEEIDTIMKLGMAHPMGPLHLADFIGLDTCLSIMRVLHEGLGNPKYAPCPLLVNMVASGNLGAKTGSGFYTYIAGSKDKTVSDYFAK; encoded by the coding sequence ATGAAGAACATTACGGTTATTGGTGCTGGAACCATGGGAAACGGAATTGCGCACGTTTTTGCGCAGAACGGTTTTACGGTTTCCTTGGTTGATGTAAGCAAAGACTCGTTGGAAAAGGCCAAGAATACCATTGCCAAAAACCTTGACCGCCAAATTGCCAAAGGCACCTTTACCGAAGACCAAAAGCTGAAAACGCTAGGTAATCTCTCATTCCATACTGACCTTGAGAAAGGAGCCTCAAATGCCGACCTTGTAGTGGAAGCCGCTACCGAGAACAAGGAATTGAAGTTGAGCATCTTCTCTAAATTGGAAGGCATTTGCCCAGAAAAAACCCTATTTGCCAGCAATACTTCTTCCATCTCCATTACGCAGATAGCAGCAGCCACCAAACGTGCCGACAAGGTAATCGGTATGCATTTCATGAATCCGGTGCCGGTGATGAAACTGGTAGAGATCATCCGTGGCTATTCCACTTCGAATGATACTACGGCCAAGATCGTGGCGCTGAGCAAAAAGCTGGAGAAAGTTCCTGTAGAAGTGAACGATTACCCTGGTTTTGTGGCCAACCGCATTTTGATGCCGATGATCAATGAGGCCATCGAAACGCTTTACCACGGTGTGGCAGGCGTAGAGGAAATAGACACGATCATGAAATTGGGAATGGCACACCCTATGGGCCCCTTGCACTTGGCAGACTTTATTGGACTAGATACCTGCCTAAGCATCATGCGCGTGTTGCACGAAGGCTTGGGCAACCCGAAATATGCCCCGTGCCCGCTATTGGTAAATATGGTGGCCAGCGGAAATCTTGGCGCCAAAACGGGCAGCGGATTCTATACCTATATCGCAGGTTCTAAAGACAAAACGGTATCAGATTATTTCGCCAAGTAG